A single region of the Eulemur rufifrons isolate Redbay chromosome 8, OSU_ERuf_1, whole genome shotgun sequence genome encodes:
- the ANXA9 gene encoding annexin A9, whose translation MSVSCGKTAPSLIQEILSHLGLANKTAAWGTLGTLRTFLSFTVEKDVQRLLRAITGQGVDHNAIVAVLTNRSREQRQLISRAFQERTQQDLLKSLQAGLSGNLEKIVVGLLQPMAQFDAQELRRALKASGSAEDVAMEILATRPPSRLQECMTVYKHDFQVEAEEDIKSETSGILQDLLLALAKGGRESYSGIIDYNLAEQDVQALQQAERPSTEGTWVLIFTQRNPEHLIRVFDQYQRYTGQELEEAVRIRFHGDTQVALLSLASVIRNTPLYFAEKLHQALQETEPNYQVLMRILISRCETDLLSIRTEFKKKFGKSLYSSLQDAVKGDCQSALLALCRAEDI comes from the exons ATGTCTGTGAGCTGTGGGAAGACAGCACCATCCCTGATCCAGGAGATCCTCAGCCACCTGGGCCTTGCCAACAAG ACTGCAGCTTGGGGGACCCTGGGGACCCTCAGGACTTTCTTGAGCTTCACTGTGGAAAAGGATGTACAGAGGCTGCTGAGGGCCATTACAGGTCAAG GCGTGGACCATAATGCCATTGTGGCTGTGCTGACCAATCggagcagagagcagaggcagCTCATCTCTCGAGCCTTCCAGGAGCGCACCCAACAG GACCTGCTAAAGTCCCTGCAGGCAGGACTTTCCGGCAACCTGGAGAAGATTGTGGTGGGTCTACTGCAGCCCATGGCCCAATTTGATGCCCAAGAATTGAGAAGAGCCTTGAAG GCCTCAGGTTCTGCTGAAGATGTGGCCATGGAAATTCTCGCCACCCGACCCCCCTCTCGGCTACAggagtgcatgactgtatataaaCATG ATTTCCaggtggaggctgaggaggacATCAAGTCTGAGACCAGTGGCATCTTGCAGGACCTGCTCCTCGCCCTAGCCAAG GGGGGCCGTGAGAGCTACTCTGGAATCATTGACTATAATCTGGCAGAACAGGATGTCCAG GCACTACAGCAGGCTGAAAGACCCAGCACAGAGGGGACATGGGTCCTAATCTTCACCCAGCGAAATCCTGAACACCTCATCCGAG tgttTGATCAGTACCAGCGGTACACTGGGCAAGAGTTGGAAGAGGCTGTCCGGATCCGTTTCCATGGAGACACCCAGGTGGCCCTGCTCAGCCTAG CTTCGGTGATCAGGAACACACCACTGTACTTTGCTGAGAAACTTCaccaagccctccag GAAACTGAGCCCAATTACCAAGTCCTGATGCGCATCCTTATCTCTCGATGTGAGACTGACCTTCTAAGTATCAGAACTGAGTTCAAGAAGAAATTTGGGAAGTCCCTCTACTCTTCTCTCCAG GATGCAGTGAAAGGGGACTGCCAGTCAGCCCTACTGGCCCTGTGCAGGGCTGAAGACATTTGA